The following proteins come from a genomic window of Bos mutus isolate GX-2022 chromosome 23, NWIPB_WYAK_1.1, whole genome shotgun sequence:
- the LOC102287924 gene encoding olfactory receptor 2W1-like, with product MINDSYFGGFILLGFTGQPQMEMIISWVVFFFYIIALIGNMAIILLSFLDDHLQTPMYFFLRSLAILDLCYTTNIVPQMLVNIWGKDKRITFGGCAFQLFTDMVLCSVECILLAVMSYDRFNAVCKPLHYMTIMNSQLCQGLVGTAWVVGVINCMILSPYAMSLPRCGNHHLDHFFCEMSAMIKIACVDTTAMEVTTFAMCLIIVLAPLLLILVSYGFIAVAVLKIKSAMGRQKAFGTCSSHLIVVSIFYGTVIYMYIQPGNSPNQNEGKLLSIFYSIVTPSMNPLIYTLRNKEFKGAIKRLIGKKKVLWKQ from the coding sequence atgatcaaTGACAGCTACTTTGGTGGATTTATACTCCTTGGATTCACAGGCCAGCCTCAGATGGAGATGATTATTTcttgggttgtttttttcttctacatCATTGCCCTGATTGGAAACATGGCCATCATCCTGCTATCTTTTCTCGATGACCATCTCCAAactcccatgtacttcttccttagAAGCTTGGCCATTTTGGATCTCTGTTATACCACAAACATAGTCCCTCAGATGTTGGTCAATATCTGGGGCAAAGACAAGAGAATTACCTTTGGTGGCTGTGCTTTCCAACTTTTCACTGATATGGTTCTCTGCTCAGTTGAATGTATCCTTCTGGCTGTGATGTCTTATGACAGGTTCAATGCTGTCTGCAAGCCTCTGCACTATATGACCATAATGAACTCCCAACTTTGCCAGGGCCTTGTAGGCACTGCCTGGGTGGTTGGTGTTATTAATTGCATGATACTTTCCCCCTATGCCATGAGTCTTCCTCGATGTGGAAATCACCACCTGGATcacttcttttgtgaaatgtctgCAATGATCAAGATTGCATGTGTGGACACGACAGCCATGGAGGTAACCACATTTGCCATGTGCCTGATTATAGTTCTTGCTCCTCTTCTTCTCATTCTGGTTTCTTATGGCTTCATTGCTGTAGCTGTGCTCAAGATCAAATCTGCAATGGGAAGGCAAAAAGCATTTGGGACCTGTTCCTCCCATCTCATTGTGGTATCCATCTTCTATGGAACTGTTATCTACATGTACATCCAGCCAGGAAACAGTCCAAATCAAAATGAGGGTAAACTTCTCAGTATCTTTTATTCCATTGTTACTCCCAGCATGAACCCACTGATCTATACTCTAAGGAATAAGGAGTTCAAGGGGGCCATAAAGAGACTGATTGGGAAAAAGAAAGTTCTGTGGAAACAATAG